Proteins encoded by one window of Blautia luti:
- a CDS encoding DUF6483 family protein encodes MAVQDDHMIRNIQDVGRLIAKLLLHEQQPAYTLPENEADYTEADKLFASIMKLAEEGKINEAENELYEGMVEDDVDYLELALTFYLYLNDMDGDFLDDNGYSREEVLEGMKDLASDWGVSGIEAF; translated from the coding sequence ATGGCAGTACAGGATGATCATATGATAAGAAATATTCAGGATGTAGGGAGACTGATCGCGAAGCTTCTACTTCATGAACAGCAGCCTGCCTATACACTTCCTGAGAACGAAGCAGACTATACAGAGGCAGATAAGCTTTTCGCATCTATTATGAAGCTTGCAGAAGAAGGTAAGATCAATGAGGCAGAGAATGAGCTGTATGAAGGAATGGTAGAGGATGACGTGGATTATCTGGAACTGGCTCTGACCTTTTATCTGTACCTGAATGATATGGATGGAGATTTTCTGGATGATAACGGATATTCCAGAGAAGAAGTATTAGAGGGAATGAAAGATTTGGCTTCTGACTGGGGCGTCAGCGGAATAGAAGCATTCTGA
- a CDS encoding YkgJ family cysteine cluster protein, whose protein sequence is MRREQTLEEISDGKLYDSNDMVKADSHNCEGCCDCCQGMGDSVILDPFDVHRLSIGLKKPAEQLLQECLELGVSDGNILPHLRMTGAAEQCVFLNQEGRCSIHAIRPGFCRLFPLGRFYEDGGFKYILQVHECPKTNRSKIKVKKWIDTPDLKNYERFINDWHYFLLDVQEVLYNSQDSDLIRNLNLFVVNRFYFKPYDQDQDFYPQFYARLKEGKELLALA, encoded by the coding sequence ATGCGTAGAGAACAGACACTGGAAGAAATTTCAGATGGAAAATTATATGACTCCAATGATATGGTAAAGGCAGATAGCCACAACTGTGAAGGCTGCTGTGACTGCTGTCAGGGAATGGGTGATTCTGTAATCTTAGACCCATTTGATGTACACCGATTATCAATTGGCTTAAAGAAACCGGCTGAACAGCTTTTGCAGGAATGTCTGGAACTGGGTGTATCAGATGGTAATATCCTGCCACATCTTCGAATGACAGGTGCAGCAGAACAATGCGTATTCCTCAATCAGGAAGGCCGCTGCAGTATCCATGCCATCAGGCCGGGATTCTGCAGATTATTTCCCCTGGGAAGATTTTATGAAGACGGCGGGTTCAAATATATTCTTCAGGTCCATGAATGTCCGAAAACAAACCGCAGTAAGATTAAAGTAAAGAAATGGATCGATACACCGGATCTGAAAAATTATGAGAGATTTATCAATGACTGGCATTATTTTCTGCTGGATGTACAGGAAGTACTATACAATTCACAGGACTCAGACCTGATCAGAAATCTGAATCTTTTTGTAGTGAACAGATTTTATTTTAAGCCATATGATCAGGATCAGGACTTCTATCCACAGTTTTATGCACGACTGAAAGAAGGAAAAGAATTGCTGGCATTAGCATAA
- a CDS encoding response regulator transcription factor, with the protein MIYLVEDDESIRELVIYTLKSQGFEAKGFERPSLFWKELEKEHPSLLLLDVMLPEEDGISILKKLRVRPDTRKLPIIMLTARGSEYDTVIGLDSGADDYIPKPFRMMELISRIRALLRRSEDHGAEEYQAGNLYVCPARHVVTVDNKKINLTLKEYEVLCLLLKNSGTVLSRTQLLNQVWGYEFDGESRTVDVHIRTLRQKLGTAGDLVETVRGVGYKINIK; encoded by the coding sequence ATGATATATCTGGTAGAAGATGATGAAAGTATCCGTGAACTTGTGATCTATACCTTGAAAAGCCAGGGATTCGAAGCAAAAGGTTTTGAAAGACCATCCCTGTTCTGGAAAGAACTGGAAAAAGAGCACCCTTCCCTGCTGCTTCTGGATGTGATGCTTCCTGAAGAGGATGGTATTTCCATATTAAAAAAATTACGTGTCCGTCCGGATACCCGAAAACTTCCCATAATCATGCTGACTGCCAGAGGAAGTGAATATGATACAGTGATCGGGCTGGACAGTGGGGCAGACGACTATATTCCCAAACCATTCCGAATGATGGAACTGATTTCCAGAATCCGAGCCCTGCTGCGAAGATCAGAGGATCATGGAGCGGAAGAATACCAGGCAGGGAATCTGTATGTATGTCCTGCCAGACATGTGGTGACAGTAGATAACAAGAAGATAAACCTGACACTGAAAGAATATGAGGTATTATGTCTGCTGCTGAAAAACAGCGGAACCGTGCTGTCTCGAACACAGCTTCTGAATCAGGTATGGGGATATGAGTTTGACGGTGAGAGCAGAACCGTAGATGTACATATCAGGACTCTCAGACAGAAGCTTGGAACAGCAGGAGATTTGGTAGAAACAGTCAGAGGTGTAGGATATAAAATAAACATAAAATAA
- the fliB gene encoding flagellin lysine-N-methylase, with product MQFTFPNYYKKFSCIAGTCPDTCCAGWQIVIDDKTLKKYQHFKGPFRNRLHNDIDWKEHIFRQYDRRCAFLNEENLCDIYTEAGPKMFCKTCRNYPRHIEEFEGLREISLSLSCPEAARILLSQKEKVQFVTRVKDTREEVYDDFDYLLFTALMDTRDALIEVIQDRTVPIQKRLWKVLAIAHDFQLCVDKNELFQWEDIRKRHEISGYGDAFCSKIASRINLNNRSGTANTAIHELFKEMWKTVVPEMEVLRPGWQEYLRDCLTPLYKEDTDPLYDSGNLYSHHKSEFDHCYPDWQIQEEQLLVYWIYTYFCGAVYDDEIFAKIKMTVVCTLFIHELSIGTYLKNNRQFSLNDQIQICYQFSRELEHSDLNLNKFEELMSEDKTFSFENLLRIC from the coding sequence ATGCAGTTTACATTTCCCAATTATTATAAAAAATTCTCCTGCATTGCAGGAACCTGTCCCGATACCTGCTGCGCTGGATGGCAGATTGTGATCGATGACAAAACCTTAAAGAAATACCAGCATTTCAAAGGACCATTCCGCAATCGTCTACATAATGATATTGACTGGAAAGAACATATTTTCCGCCAGTATGACCGGCGCTGTGCATTTCTGAACGAGGAGAATCTGTGTGATATTTATACCGAGGCCGGACCGAAAATGTTCTGCAAGACCTGCCGCAATTATCCGAGGCATATTGAAGAATTTGAAGGCTTGCGGGAGATTTCTCTTTCGCTTTCCTGTCCGGAAGCTGCGAGGATCCTGTTATCACAGAAAGAAAAAGTTCAATTCGTTACCAGAGTAAAAGATACCCGTGAAGAAGTTTACGATGATTTTGATTATCTTCTGTTTACTGCTTTAATGGATACCAGAGATGCGCTTATAGAAGTGATCCAGGACAGAACAGTTCCTATACAGAAACGCCTGTGGAAAGTGCTGGCAATTGCACATGATTTCCAGTTATGCGTAGATAAAAATGAACTGTTTCAGTGGGAAGACATCCGGAAACGTCATGAGATTTCCGGATATGGAGATGCCTTCTGCAGCAAAATTGCTTCTCGAATAAACCTGAATAACAGAAGTGGAACAGCAAATACAGCGATCCATGAATTATTTAAAGAAATGTGGAAAACTGTTGTCCCGGAAATGGAAGTTCTCCGCCCAGGTTGGCAGGAATACTTAAGGGATTGTCTGACTCCGTTGTATAAAGAAGATACAGATCCACTGTATGACTCAGGAAATCTTTATTCTCATCATAAAAGCGAATTTGATCACTGTTATCCTGACTGGCAGATCCAGGAAGAACAGCTTCTGGTTTACTGGATCTATACTTATTTCTGTGGTGCAGTTTATGATGATGAAATCTTTGCCAAAATTAAAATGACAGTTGTCTGTACCCTGTTTATCCATGAACTAAGTATTGGTACTTATCTGAAAAATAACCGCCAGTTCAGTCTGAATGACCAAATTCAGATCTGCTATCAGTTCTCCAGAGAGCTGGAACATTCGGATCTTAATCTGAATAAATTTGAGGAACTGATGTCAGAAGATAAGACTTTCTCTTTTGAAAATCTGTTGAGAATATGCTGA
- a CDS encoding phosphopentomutase: protein MEKYKRIFVIVLDSLGIGAMPDSEKFGDTGVDTFGHILDRMGTLDIPNLQKMGMVNLHQGGKMETVEKPMGRFMRVSEASNGKDTMTGHWEMMGIKTEKPFKTFTDTGFPPELIAELEKRCGKRVIGNKSASGTEIIEELGEEEINTGAMIVYTSADSVLQICGNEETFDLQNLYRCCEIAREITMKDEWRVGRVIARPYVGRKKGEFKRTGNRHDYALKPTGLTAMNALKDGGYDVISVGKINDIFCGEGVTEALHSNSSVHGMEQTIDLSRKDFHGLCFTNLVDFDALWGHRRNPEGYGREIEKFDRNLGVLMNEMTSDDLLIITADHGNDPTYTGTDHTREYVPFISWSPRMKQGGRLEDENTFAIIGATVADNFQVKMPEGTIGHSILDKLV, encoded by the coding sequence ATGGAAAAATATAAAAGAATATTTGTAATCGTTCTGGATTCTCTGGGAATTGGTGCAATGCCTGATTCAGAGAAATTCGGAGATACAGGCGTAGACACTTTCGGACATATTCTGGATCGTATGGGAACTCTGGATATTCCCAATCTGCAGAAAATGGGAATGGTAAATCTTCATCAGGGAGGAAAGATGGAGACAGTAGAGAAACCAATGGGACGTTTCATGCGCGTCAGCGAAGCCAGCAATGGTAAGGATACTATGACTGGACACTGGGAAATGATGGGAATCAAGACAGAGAAACCATTTAAGACTTTTACAGATACAGGATTTCCACCGGAACTGATCGCAGAACTTGAGAAACGCTGTGGCAAACGTGTAATTGGAAATAAGAGTGCCAGCGGTACAGAGATCATTGAGGAGCTGGGAGAGGAAGAAATTAATACAGGCGCGATGATTGTCTATACCTCTGCTGACTCTGTTTTGCAGATCTGTGGAAATGAAGAAACCTTTGATCTTCAGAATCTTTATCGCTGCTGCGAGATCGCGCGTGAGATCACAATGAAAGATGAATGGCGTGTAGGCCGTGTTATAGCCAGACCATATGTTGGCAGGAAGAAAGGCGAGTTTAAACGTACAGGCAACCGTCACGACTATGCGCTGAAGCCAACGGGATTAACTGCTATGAATGCCCTGAAAGATGGAGGATATGATGTGATCAGCGTAGGAAAGATCAATGACATTTTCTGTGGAGAGGGTGTGACAGAGGCATTGCATTCCAACAGTTCCGTACATGGAATGGAGCAGACCATTGACCTCAGCAGGAAGGATTTCCACGGACTCTGCTTTACCAATCTGGTAGATTTCGATGCACTCTGGGGACACCGCAGAAATCCGGAAGGATATGGACGGGAAATCGAGAAATTTGACAGGAATCTGGGTGTACTGATGAATGAAATGACATCCGATGACCTTCTGATCATCACAGCAGACCACGGAAACGATCCGACTTATACAGGAACAGACCATACCAGAGAATATGTACCATTTATTTCCTGGTCACCCAGGATGAAACAGGGTGGCAGGTTGGAAGATGAAAACACATTTGCAATCATTGGAGCAACCGTTGCAGACAATTTCCAGGTAAAAATGCCGGAAGGAACCATTGGGCATTCCATTTTGGATAAATTAGTTTGA
- a CDS encoding HD domain-containing protein encodes MDSRAFLDFLKVAERLKCNTRHSYTSSGRHESVAEHSWRLTVMAYFMQDEFPEADIDKVIKMCMFHDMGEAITGDIPAFEKTSADSDNENHVMEELLDTLPEPYRTDLKDLFAEMEALETLEAKIYKALDKLEALIQHNEADLSTWIPLEYDLQMTYGTEECSFSEYMKSLRDMVREDSRKKADMDK; translated from the coding sequence ATGGATAGCAGAGCATTTCTGGATTTTTTAAAAGTAGCAGAGAGATTAAAGTGTAATACCAGACATTCCTATACCTCCTCGGGACGGCATGAAAGTGTGGCAGAGCACAGCTGGCGTCTTACTGTGATGGCTTATTTCATGCAGGATGAGTTCCCGGAGGCAGACATAGACAAAGTGATTAAAATGTGTATGTTCCATGATATGGGGGAGGCGATTACAGGAGACATTCCTGCGTTTGAGAAAACATCCGCAGATTCAGACAATGAGAATCATGTGATGGAGGAACTGCTGGATACTTTGCCGGAACCATACAGAACAGACCTGAAAGACTTATTTGCTGAAATGGAAGCACTGGAAACTCTGGAAGCAAAGATTTATAAAGCACTGGATAAATTAGAGGCACTGATCCAGCATAACGAAGCAGATCTCTCCACCTGGATTCCACTGGAATATGATCTGCAAATGACTTATGGGACGGAAGAATGCAGCTTTAGTGAATACATGAAGAGCCTGCGTGATATGGTCAGAGAAGATTCCAGAAAGAAAGCAGATATGGACAAATAG
- a CDS encoding glycosyltransferase family 2 protein: MKLLSIAIPCYNSQDYMGKCIESLLAGGEEVEILVVNDGSSDRTAQIADEYAAKYPTIVKAIHQENGGHGSAVNAGIRNATGLYFKVVDSDDWVNKEAYIEILKTLYELSRGPQTLDLLICNFVYEKQGASHKKVMQYRRCLPQGRMFGWDEVHMHKGKYLLMHSMIYRTQLLHDCNLELPKHTFYVDNLFAFEPLPYVKNLYYLDVNFYRYFIGRDDQSVNEKVMIHRIDQQIRVNKLMVDAYINCRNLNKHLKNYMFSYLDIITTISSIMLIRAGSEEALQKKKELLDYIKTQNRLVYRKLRHSLFGRVMNLPGRGGRKMSVAAYKISQKFYGFN, encoded by the coding sequence ATGAAGCTGTTAAGTATTGCAATTCCATGTTATAATTCACAGGATTATATGGGAAAGTGTATAGAATCATTGCTGGCAGGAGGAGAAGAGGTGGAGATCCTTGTGGTAAACGATGGATCTTCTGACAGAACTGCCCAGATCGCAGATGAATATGCTGCGAAATATCCGACTATTGTAAAAGCAATCCACCAGGAGAACGGAGGCCATGGTTCAGCAGTCAATGCAGGAATCAGAAATGCAACAGGACTGTATTTCAAGGTTGTGGACAGTGATGACTGGGTAAACAAAGAAGCATATATAGAGATTCTGAAGACCTTATATGAATTATCAAGAGGACCTCAGACACTGGATCTTCTTATCTGCAATTTTGTCTATGAGAAACAGGGGGCATCTCACAAAAAGGTCATGCAGTACCGCAGATGCCTTCCACAGGGACGGATGTTCGGATGGGATGAGGTACATATGCATAAGGGTAAATATCTGCTGATGCATTCTATGATCTACAGAACACAGCTTCTTCATGACTGTAACCTGGAGCTTCCGAAGCATACCTTTTACGTAGATAATCTGTTTGCTTTTGAGCCCCTTCCATATGTAAAGAATCTGTATTATCTGGATGTAAATTTCTACCGTTACTTTATTGGACGTGATGATCAGTCTGTGAATGAGAAGGTCATGATCCACCGTATCGATCAGCAGATCAGGGTAAATAAACTGATGGTGGATGCATACATTAACTGCAGAAATCTGAACAAACATTTAAAGAACTATATGTTCAGTTACCTGGATATTATTACAACTATTTCTTCTATCATGCTGATCCGCGCCGGTTCAGAGGAGGCACTTCAGAAGAAGAAAGAACTTCTGGATTATATTAAGACACAGAACCGCCTGGTTTACAGAAAACTCCGCCACAGTCTTTTTGGCAGAGTGATGAACCTGCCTGGAAGAGGTGGAAGAAAGATGTCTGTAGCTGCTTATAAGATCAGCCAGAAATTTTATGGATTTAACTGA
- a CDS encoding selenium metabolism-associated LysR family transcriptional regulator, which translates to MEFKQLEAFVAVVDYGSFSEAARKLYLTQPTISTHIRSLEEELHTRLIIRTTKKLTITPKGYQLYDSAVRMLDIRNNLFENFTGSKKQIIDLAASTIPSSYLLPELMAGFGRMYPDVYFHSWQTDSAGAISRVLDGSVDLALTGQNTGDDSCIFIPFCQDDMVIATPVNDHYLQLKERPVTFSDFLKDPIIIRERGSGTKKEMDIFLENAGIEPSSLNVVARMNDLESIKKSIVNGLGISILSARSAVDLKKTKQILLFPLEGTAHKRSFYIVCSKNRILKAHVRQFIQYVKNYYL; encoded by the coding sequence ATGGAATTTAAACAACTGGAAGCCTTTGTGGCTGTAGTAGATTATGGAAGCTTTTCAGAGGCAGCCAGAAAACTTTACCTGACCCAGCCTACTATCAGCACTCACATCCGTTCCCTGGAAGAAGAACTTCATACCCGGCTGATCATCCGCACGACCAAAAAACTCACTATCACGCCCAAAGGTTATCAGCTCTACGACAGTGCCGTCCGTATGCTGGATATTCGCAATAACCTTTTTGAAAACTTTACCGGTTCGAAGAAACAGATCATTGATCTGGCGGCTTCCACCATCCCTTCTTCCTATCTTCTCCCAGAACTTATGGCAGGTTTCGGCAGAATGTATCCGGATGTATATTTCCACTCCTGGCAGACAGACAGTGCCGGAGCTATCAGCCGTGTTCTGGACGGAAGCGTAGATCTAGCTCTCACCGGGCAGAATACAGGAGATGACAGTTGTATATTTATTCCTTTCTGCCAGGATGATATGGTGATCGCCACTCCTGTAAATGACCATTACCTGCAGCTGAAAGAACGCCCTGTTACATTTTCTGATTTTCTCAAAGATCCCATTATCATCCGCGAAAGAGGTTCCGGTACCAAAAAGGAAATGGACATCTTTCTGGAAAACGCCGGAATTGAGCCTTCCAGTCTGAATGTTGTGGCGCGGATGAATGATCTGGAATCTATCAAAAAATCCATTGTAAATGGTCTGGGCATTTCCATTCTTTCTGCCAGATCCGCAGTGGATCTGAAAAAAACAAAACAGATCCTTCTGTTTCCATTAGAGGGAACTGCTCATAAACGCAGTTTTTATATTGTTTGCAGCAAAAACAGGATCCTGAAGGCCCATGTCCGCCAGTTTATTCAATATGTAAAAAATTATTACTTATAG
- a CDS encoding DNA topoisomerase III, translated as MKSLVIAEKPSVARDIARVLHCTQKGNGILEGKEYVVTWALGHLVTLADPEEYDKKYTKWEMSTLPMMPDKMKLVVIRQTGKQYNVVKTQLYRKDIQDIIIATDAGREGELVARWILDKADCHKPIRRLWISSVTDKAIREGFANLKNGHEYDNLYRAAVARAEADWLVGMNGTRALTCKYNAQLSCGRVQTPTLAMIAKREEEIRAFKPKEYYGLTLKAGEAVWTWREPKSRSFRTFNKERAEEIADAVRSQFLEVYSVTSKEKKSFAPGLYDLTTLQREANQKYGYSAKQTLNIMQRLYENHKVLTYPRTDSRYIGQDIVPTIKERLKACAVGPYRKLAGVLLNQPVRANASFVDDKKVSDHHAIIPTEQFVQLDHMTNEERKIYDMVVRRFLSVLYPPFIYEQVSMEGTVAGEVFAASGKVVKSSGWKEVYENADTDEDEEDGADDAQKLKDQKLPQMKKGMKLHIDHVSVNTGKTKPPARFTEATLLAAMENPVRYMESYDAKAVKTLGETGGLGTVATRADIIEKLFNSFLMEKKGNEIYLTSKARQLLELVPEELRKPELTADWEMKLGNIVKGKMKQETFLKEIRNYTCDIVDEIKTGQGTFRHDNLTNKICPNCGKKLLAVNGKNAKMLVCQDRECGYKETISRTTNARCPKCHKRMEMYVKGKEETFICACGYKEKLSVFQARRAKEGAGVNKRDVQKYMRQQQKEAKESVNNAFAQALAGLKLD; from the coding sequence ATGAAATCATTAGTAATTGCAGAGAAACCATCTGTTGCCAGAGACATTGCCAGAGTACTGCACTGTACACAGAAAGGCAACGGTATCCTGGAAGGAAAAGAATATGTTGTTACCTGGGCACTGGGTCATCTGGTCACGCTGGCAGATCCTGAAGAGTACGATAAAAAGTACACGAAATGGGAAATGTCCACACTTCCCATGATGCCAGATAAGATGAAACTGGTCGTGATACGCCAGACAGGGAAACAGTACAATGTTGTTAAGACCCAGCTTTACAGAAAAGATATACAGGATATTATTATAGCCACAGATGCCGGAAGAGAAGGTGAACTGGTAGCCCGCTGGATCCTTGATAAAGCGGACTGCCATAAACCCATTCGCAGACTGTGGATTTCTTCAGTTACAGATAAAGCCATCAGAGAAGGATTTGCTAATCTGAAAAATGGTCACGAGTACGATAATCTGTACAGGGCAGCTGTGGCAAGAGCAGAAGCTGACTGGCTGGTAGGAATGAACGGGACCAGGGCGCTTACCTGTAAATATAATGCACAGCTTTCCTGTGGCCGTGTACAGACCCCCACACTGGCAATGATCGCGAAAAGGGAAGAGGAGATCCGTGCATTTAAACCAAAGGAATATTATGGACTTACCCTGAAGGCCGGAGAGGCTGTGTGGACATGGAGAGAACCGAAGAGCAGGAGTTTCAGAACATTCAATAAGGAGAGAGCAGAGGAGATCGCAGATGCTGTCCGCAGCCAGTTCCTGGAAGTATATTCTGTAACAAGTAAAGAAAAGAAATCTTTTGCCCCTGGTTTATATGATCTGACTACGTTGCAGAGGGAAGCCAACCAGAAATATGGGTATTCCGCGAAGCAGACTCTGAACATCATGCAGCGACTCTATGAGAACCATAAAGTCCTTACTTATCCGAGAACAGATTCCAGATACATTGGCCAGGATATTGTACCTACTATTAAAGAACGCCTGAAGGCCTGTGCAGTGGGACCGTACAGGAAACTGGCAGGTGTACTGCTGAATCAGCCGGTTCGTGCCAACGCCAGCTTTGTGGACGATAAAAAGGTCAGTGACCATCACGCCATTATTCCCACCGAACAGTTTGTGCAGCTTGACCATATGACAAACGAAGAACGTAAAATCTATGATATGGTAGTGCGAAGATTCTTAAGTGTATTGTATCCTCCTTTTATTTATGAACAGGTAAGCATGGAGGGAACAGTAGCAGGGGAAGTGTTTGCAGCCAGCGGAAAGGTTGTAAAGAGCAGCGGATGGAAAGAAGTATACGAAAATGCGGACACTGATGAAGATGAGGAAGATGGAGCAGATGATGCACAGAAGCTGAAAGATCAGAAACTTCCTCAGATGAAAAAGGGCATGAAACTGCACATCGATCATGTATCTGTGAACACAGGAAAGACAAAACCGCCTGCAAGATTTACAGAAGCCACACTTCTTGCTGCAATGGAGAATCCTGTGCGCTATATGGAGAGCTACGATGCGAAGGCAGTAAAAACTCTCGGTGAAACAGGCGGTCTGGGAACTGTTGCTACAAGGGCAGATATTATTGAGAAACTTTTCAACAGTTTTCTGATGGAAAAGAAGGGAAATGAGATTTATCTGACGTCCAAGGCCAGACAGCTTCTGGAACTGGTGCCTGAAGAACTGCGTAAACCGGAACTGACTGCTGACTGGGAGATGAAACTTGGAAATATTGTCAAAGGAAAGATGAAGCAGGAAACATTCTTAAAAGAAATCAGAAATTATACCTGTGACATTGTAGATGAGATTAAAACCGGGCAGGGAACGTTCCGTCATGATAACCTCACGAATAAAATCTGCCCGAATTGCGGAAAGAAACTTCTGGCAGTGAACGGAAAGAATGCAAAGATGCTGGTATGCCAGGACAGAGAGTGCGGATATAAAGAAACTATATCCCGAACTACCAATGCACGCTGCCCGAAGTGTCATAAGCGTATGGAAATGTATGTAAAAGGCAAAGAAGAGACATTTATCTGTGCCTGCGGATACAAAGAAAAACTTTCTGTTTTTCAGGCAAGAAGAGCTAAAGAAGGTGCAGGAGTTAACAAGCGTGATGTCCAGAAATACATGAGACAGCAGCAGAAAGAAGCCAAAGAATCGGTGAATAATGCATTTGCACAGGCACTTGCAGGACTGAAGCTGGACTAA
- a CDS encoding phosphatase PAP2 family protein: MKTFFKKYRHGLVLSIYGIVYILAFRYLETRPIHGYHIVHTVFDDMIPFCEYFIIPYLLWFPYMLLAVIYFVFFNKNKHEYYQLAFNLMTGMTIFLIVSYVYPNAQHLRPAEFPRNNLFTSIVKWLYKTDTPTNILPSIHVFNSLAVHMSLTNCEALRNRKGIRIASLTLTTLIIMSTMLLKQHSVIDVCMGATLALFGYLVFYPERFHAVSRSRVSYASETGHNNNEN, encoded by the coding sequence TTGAAAACTTTTTTTAAGAAATACAGACACGGACTTGTGCTCAGTATTTACGGTATTGTTTATATTTTGGCATTCCGATATCTGGAAACCCGTCCGATCCACGGATACCATATCGTACACACGGTATTCGATGATATGATCCCGTTCTGCGAGTATTTTATCATCCCCTATCTGCTATGGTTCCCTTACATGCTCCTGGCTGTTATTTATTTTGTTTTCTTTAATAAAAACAAACATGAATATTACCAGCTGGCATTTAACCTTATGACGGGTATGACCATTTTTCTGATCGTATCTTATGTTTATCCTAACGCCCAGCACCTTCGTCCTGCTGAGTTTCCAAGGAACAACCTATTTACCTCTATTGTGAAATGGCTGTACAAAACGGATACTCCTACCAATATCCTTCCAAGTATTCATGTATTTAATTCCCTTGCTGTTCATATGTCCCTGACTAACTGTGAAGCACTGAGGAACCGGAAGGGTATCCGTATCGCGTCCCTGACGCTGACTACCCTGATCATCATGTCCACTATGCTGCTGAAACAGCATTCTGTTATTGATGTATGTATGGGCGCAACACTTGCTCTGTTCGGTTATCTGGTATTTTATCCGGAGAGATTTCACGCAGTTTCACGTTCAAGAGTTTCTTATGCCAGTGAAACCGGCCATAATAATAATGAAAATTAA
- a CDS encoding putative hydro-lyase — protein MAFDITPYVDMSPKEVRELIRKGVIDFPTAGMCRGYAQANLVILPPEYAADFEEFAHKNPFPCPILEIIKGTPETHDMGEGGNICTDIPKYRIYENGVFTKETTDASEYWKEGYVGFLIGCSFSFEEALIREGIEIRHIAQGRNVPMFKTNIQTVPVGPFSGPMVCSMRPMTPENAKKAYDITFKMPNVHGAPVHMGDPKEVGVADVMKPDYGEAVDIYEGEIPVFWPCGVTPQAAIENAKPPIVITHAPGHMFITDIPNAELNDYLEAKKKEN, from the coding sequence ATGGCTTTTGATATCACACCCTATGTAGATATGTCCCCTAAGGAGGTTCGTGAACTGATCCGTAAAGGAGTTATCGATTTTCCTACCGCCGGTATGTGCCGTGGTTATGCACAGGCGAATCTGGTAATCCTGCCGCCGGAATATGCCGCAGATTTTGAGGAATTTGCGCATAAGAATCCATTCCCGTGTCCGATCCTTGAAATCATTAAAGGTACTCCTGAGACCCACGATATGGGCGAGGGCGGAAATATCTGCACAGATATTCCGAAATATCGAATCTATGAAAACGGCGTATTTACAAAAGAGACCACGGATGCTTCCGAATACTGGAAAGAAGGATATGTGGGATTTCTCATTGGCTGTTCTTTCTCTTTCGAAGAAGCATTAATCAGAGAAGGAATTGAAATCCGCCACATTGCACAGGGAAGAAATGTACCTATGTTTAAGACCAACATCCAGACAGTTCCTGTCGGACCATTCTCCGGCCCTATGGTCTGCTCCATGCGCCCGATGACACCGGAAAACGCGAAAAAGGCTTACGATATTACTTTCAAAATGCCGAATGTTCACGGTGCTCCTGTACATATGGGCGATCCAAAGGAAGTTGGTGTTGCCGATGTTATGAAACCGGATTACGGAGAGGCTGTTGATATTTACGAAGGTGAAATTCCTGTATTCTGGCCATGCGGTGTTACTCCACAGGCAGCAATCGAAAACGCAAAACCACCGATCGTTATCACCCATGCACCGGGACATATGTTTATCACCGATATTCCAAATGCAGAGCTGAATGACTATCTGGAGGCTAAGAAAAAAGAGAACTAA